In Planctomycetia bacterium, one DNA window encodes the following:
- a CDS encoding PD40 domain-containing protein, whose translation MSRRIASFGWIVAGIALIAGCRIPVHRAPAAAAPTSGSATAVSAPGDDASDRYRDLRLFGQSSASSDFSFEARPADNLQQHTAPSEGGDFDPSVDPAGRQLVFASTRHSVHSHIYVKPINGATLVQLTDERANDAQPVFCPMGKRIAFASDRAGQWDIYVMDANGRNVRQITNSPAAELHPSWSPDGTRIVYCRLNPSEPEGELWVVDLDNPGTKRFIGEGLFPAWSPRGGKIAYQRARQRGSRWFSIWTMDFDNNESLYPTEVASSTLAAFILPSWSPDGTQIAFAAVSPAGDDGSRPRLSGRGRSDILLVDADGRGMQRLTNGRGENYSPYWATDQRVYFTARSGRSETIWSARPFQPAMEELPSPGAPNRRAASAQEVADD comes from the coding sequence ATGTCGCGACGGATCGCATCGTTCGGCTGGATCGTGGCGGGCATCGCGCTGATTGCGGGCTGCCGGATTCCTGTCCATCGCGCTCCCGCAGCGGCGGCGCCGACGTCCGGCAGTGCGACAGCGGTGTCCGCACCGGGTGATGACGCATCCGATCGGTATCGCGATCTTCGTCTATTTGGCCAGAGCAGTGCGTCGAGCGACTTCTCATTCGAGGCGCGTCCGGCGGACAATCTGCAACAGCATACCGCGCCAAGCGAGGGCGGCGATTTCGATCCGTCCGTCGATCCGGCGGGGCGGCAGCTTGTCTTCGCTTCGACGCGTCATTCGGTTCACAGCCATATATACGTGAAGCCGATCAACGGTGCCACGCTTGTGCAGCTCACCGACGAACGCGCAAACGACGCGCAGCCGGTCTTCTGCCCGATGGGCAAGCGGATCGCCTTCGCGAGCGATCGCGCCGGCCAGTGGGACATCTACGTGATGGATGCCAACGGACGCAACGTACGGCAGATCACGAACAGCCCCGCGGCAGAGCTGCATCCGAGCTGGTCGCCGGATGGGACGCGGATTGTTTACTGCCGCCTGAATCCATCGGAGCCGGAGGGCGAGTTGTGGGTGGTTGACCTGGACAATCCCGGCACGAAGCGGTTCATCGGTGAGGGGCTGTTCCCGGCGTGGTCGCCGCGCGGCGGCAAGATCGCGTACCAGCGCGCGCGGCAGCGCGGCAGCCGCTGGTTCAGCATCTGGACGATGGACTTCGACAACAACGAGTCGCTTTACCCGACCGAGGTTGCCAGCAGCACGCTGGCGGCGTTCATCCTGCCGAGCTGGTCGCCCGACGGCACGCAGATCGCCTTCGCCGCGGTCAGCCCGGCCGGCGACGACGGTTCGCGCCCGCGCCTTTCCGGCCGGGGCCGCTCCGACATCCTGCTTGTCGATGCCGACGGTCGCGGGATGCAGCGTCTGACCAACGGGCGCGGCGAGAACTACTCGCCGTATTGGGCGACCGATCAGCGTGTCTATTTCACGGCACGATCCGGTCGCAGTGAGACGATCTGGAGCGCGCGGCCGTTCCAGCCGGCGATGGAGGAATTGCCGTCCCCGGGCGCGCCGAATCGCCGAGCGGCGTCGGCGCAGGAGGTGGCGGATGACTAG
- a CDS encoding tyrosine recombinase XerC has product MSQEHPLVTDFLNYLRFERHFSPHTGKCYAADLYQFGQFLIGGAEAAARVSLPARSAGHAGESGHGGAAGSYGHGAPATMAANEVEVLRDKLLKVDANQIRAFLAFLHEREYSKATAARKLATLRSFYKFCLRKGLISANPVAAIRTPKQEKRLPKFLDIEQIRKLLSTPDDTTLLGARDRAMLETLYSTGVRVSELVALNLADVDIPGECLKIRGKGRKERITPIGPTALAAIKRYVEMRTSDPRSTTFDKEPLYVNKHGQRLSTRSVRRKLDKYLTMCGLDPSISPHTLRHTFATHMLNNGADLRSVQELLGHQSISTTQVYTHLTTSALKKEYDESHPRA; this is encoded by the coding sequence ATGAGCCAAGAACATCCGCTCGTTACCGACTTCCTGAACTACCTGCGGTTCGAACGGCACTTCTCGCCCCACACCGGCAAGTGCTATGCGGCCGATCTCTACCAGTTCGGTCAGTTTCTGATCGGCGGAGCGGAGGCGGCGGCCCGCGTCTCGCTTCCGGCGCGCAGCGCCGGCCATGCCGGCGAGTCCGGTCACGGCGGTGCGGCCGGGTCGTACGGCCACGGCGCGCCGGCGACGATGGCGGCGAACGAGGTCGAAGTGCTGCGCGACAAGCTGTTGAAAGTGGACGCGAATCAGATTCGCGCGTTTCTCGCCTTTTTGCATGAGCGCGAGTACTCGAAAGCCACGGCAGCGCGAAAGCTCGCGACGCTGCGAAGCTTCTACAAGTTCTGCCTGCGCAAGGGCCTGATCAGCGCCAATCCGGTCGCGGCGATCCGAACGCCCAAGCAGGAGAAGCGTCTGCCGAAGTTTCTGGACATTGAACAGATCCGCAAGCTGCTCTCGACGCCCGACGATACGACGCTGCTGGGCGCGCGCGATCGCGCGATGCTCGAGACGCTGTACAGCACCGGCGTTCGCGTGAGCGAACTGGTGGCCCTGAATCTCGCCGACGTGGACATCCCCGGCGAGTGCCTGAAGATTCGCGGCAAGGGGCGCAAGGAACGCATCACGCCGATCGGCCCGACGGCCCTGGCGGCGATCAAGCGCTACGTCGAAATGCGCACCAGCGATCCGCGCAGCACGACGTTCGACAAGGAGCCGCTGTACGTCAACAAGCATGGCCAGCGATTGAGCACACGAAGCGTCCGCCGCAAGCTGGACAAGTATCTGACCATGTGCGGCCTCGATCCGTCGATCAGCCCGCACACCCTGCGGCACACGTTCGCCACGCACATGCTGAACAACGGCGCCGACCTGCGAAGCGTGCAGGAGCTGCTCGGCCACCAGTCGATCAGCACGACGCAGGTCTATACACACCTGACGACGTCGGCGTTGAAGAAGGAATACGACGAGAGCCATCCGCGAGCGTAA
- a CDS encoding electron transfer flavoprotein subunit beta/FixA family protein, translating into MKVLVLAKYVPESTANIKVKADGSGIETAGVKFVMNPFCEFAVEAALQFKEKNPGAGVEITVLTLGPAAAVDVIRTAYAMGADHGIHLCDDAFNHLDELTSARVIAAAIKDGGYELIFAGKHAIDYDSGQLGPALAELLGWPHVGAVTAIEWGNGFKSATVRRRIEGAEEVVQVQLPALLTIEKGLCEPRYPSLPGLMKAKKRPVDTKNAAALGLAAADLSADAVGTRMGEFAPPPPRPPGRKLSGEPADMARELVRILREEEKLI; encoded by the coding sequence ATGAAAGTGCTCGTCCTCGCAAAATACGTCCCCGAGTCCACGGCCAACATCAAGGTCAAGGCCGACGGCAGCGGCATCGAGACCGCCGGCGTCAAGTTCGTGATGAACCCGTTCTGCGAGTTCGCCGTCGAAGCCGCGCTGCAATTCAAGGAGAAGAACCCCGGCGCGGGCGTCGAAATCACCGTGCTGACCCTCGGACCCGCGGCTGCGGTCGATGTCATTCGTACCGCCTACGCCATGGGCGCGGACCACGGCATCCACCTGTGCGACGACGCGTTCAACCATCTCGATGAATTGACCTCGGCGCGGGTCATCGCCGCGGCGATCAAGGACGGCGGCTATGAACTCATCTTCGCCGGCAAGCATGCGATTGATTACGACAGCGGTCAACTTGGCCCCGCACTCGCCGAACTGCTCGGCTGGCCGCACGTCGGCGCGGTCACGGCCATTGAATGGGGCAATGGCTTCAAGAGCGCGACCGTCCGCCGGCGCATCGAAGGCGCGGAGGAAGTCGTGCAGGTCCAGTTGCCCGCGCTGCTGACGATCGAGAAAGGCCTGTGCGAGCCGCGCTACCCGTCGCTCCCGGGGCTGATGAAAGCCAAGAAGCGACCGGTCGATACCAAGAACGCCGCCGCACTCGGATTGGCGGCTGCGGACCTCTCGGCCGATGCCGTCGGCACGCGCATGGGCGAGTTTGCCCCCCCACCGCCGCGACCACCGGGCCGCAAGCTCTCCGGAGAGCCGGCCGACATGGCCAGGGAACTCGTTCGCATTCTTCGCGAGGAAGAGAAACTGATCTAG
- a CDS encoding cobalamin B12-binding domain-containing protein — protein MKETPTRILLAKVGLDGHDRGVKVLARGLRDAGMEVIYTGLWQTPAGAAKAAVEEDADVLGVSFHSAAHMTLVPIIMQEMQAHGRADMPVVIGGIIPHDDVPAMKAVGVSAILETESSMETIVSTIREQARAARAQRPKDGTIDLLVAEAAKGSRSATGRLLTWVENDAGQEEAAERIPESSHPTIVVGMTGAPGVGKSTLIGRLLKELRCRSKRVAVLAVDPASPITGGALLGDRARMTQNAGDEGVFLRSSASRGELGGLAPTTDGMVRALRHAKYDVVIIETVGAGQNDVTVRKLARPVVLLLMPGAGDELQLDKAGITEVANVFVINKADLPGADRLDAQIRETLGSKRPVIKTVASHGEGIADLADVLLKTS, from the coding sequence ATGAAGGAAACTCCCACGCGAATCCTGCTGGCCAAAGTCGGGCTGGACGGCCACGACCGCGGCGTGAAGGTGCTGGCCCGCGGCCTGCGCGACGCCGGCATGGAAGTCATCTACACCGGCCTGTGGCAGACCCCCGCCGGCGCGGCGAAGGCGGCCGTCGAGGAGGACGCCGACGTGCTGGGCGTCAGTTTCCACAGCGCCGCACACATGACGCTCGTCCCGATCATCATGCAGGAGATGCAGGCCCACGGCCGGGCCGATATGCCCGTCGTTATTGGCGGCATCATTCCGCATGACGACGTGCCGGCCATGAAAGCCGTCGGCGTCAGTGCCATCCTCGAAACCGAAAGTTCGATGGAGACGATTGTCTCCACAATTCGGGAGCAGGCCCGCGCGGCCCGCGCGCAGCGCCCAAAGGACGGCACGATTGATCTGCTCGTCGCCGAGGCGGCGAAGGGAAGCCGCTCGGCGACCGGACGCCTTCTCACCTGGGTCGAGAACGACGCCGGCCAAGAAGAAGCGGCCGAGCGGATTCCCGAATCAAGCCATCCAACCATCGTCGTCGGCATGACCGGCGCGCCCGGCGTCGGCAAGAGCACGCTCATCGGTCGACTGCTCAAGGAGCTGCGCTGCCGGAGCAAGCGCGTGGCCGTGCTGGCGGTTGATCCGGCCAGCCCGATCACCGGCGGAGCCCTGCTCGGCGACCGCGCTCGCATGACGCAAAACGCCGGCGACGAAGGAGTCTTCCTGCGCTCGTCGGCCAGCCGCGGCGAGCTGGGCGGTCTCGCGCCGACCACCGATGGCATGGTCCGCGCGCTGCGACACGCGAAATACGATGTCGTCATCATTGAGACCGTCGGCGCGGGCCAGAATGATGTCACTGTGCGAAAGCTCGCCCGCCCCGTCGTGCTGCTGCTCATGCCCGGCGCGGGCGACGAACTGCAACTCGACAAGGCCGGCATCACCGAAGTCGCGAATGTGTTTGTCATCAACAAGGCCGACCTGCCCGGCGCCGACCGGCTTGATGCCCAGATTCGCGAAACGCTCGGCAGCAAGCGGCCGGTCATCAAGACCGTTGCCTCGCACGGCGAAGGCATCGCCGACTTGGCGGATGTGCTGCTCAAGACCTCGTAA